A window of the Cucurbita pepo subsp. pepo cultivar mu-cu-16 chromosome LG01, ASM280686v2, whole genome shotgun sequence genome harbors these coding sequences:
- the LOC111779714 gene encoding cell number regulator 6-like, producing MGDGAAPSRYVKLTKDQAPLEEIKPGELNQPIEVPQLNVRKCNECGQPLPDSFEPPADEPWTTGIFGCAEDPQSCWTGLFCPCVLFGRNVESLRDDDMDWTRPCVCHAIFVEGGIALATATAAFHCIEPNTTFLICEGLLFTWWMCGIYTGLVRQSLQKKYHLKNSPCDPCMTHCCLHWCALCQEHREMKGRLADNFAVPMTIVNPPPVQEMKSENEGEGGTTSTSSTNGQTNLEMQAL from the exons ATGGGGGATGGGGCGGCGCCTTCTCGGTATGTGAAATTGACGAAAGATCAAGCGCCCTTGGAAGAAATCAAGCCAGGGGAGCTTAATCAGCCCATTGAAGTTCCTCAG TTAAATGTTCGAAAATGCAATGAGTGTGGACAGCCACTCCCTGACAGCTTTGAACCTCCAGCAGATGAACCTTGGACAACTGGGATTTTTGGCTGTGCTGAAGATCCACAAAGTT GCTGGACTGGATTGTTCTGTCCATGTGTTTTGTTTGGGCGCAATGTTGAAAGCTTGAGAGACGATGATATGGACTGGACAAGGCCGTGCGTTTGTCATGCTATATTTGTTGAAGGTGGCATTGCCTTGGCGACAGCAACTGCAGCGTTCCATTGCATCGAACCAAACACGACGTTTCTCATTTGTGAGGGATTATTGTTTACCTGGTGGATGTGTGGTATATACACTGGACTCGTTCGCCAATCTTTGCAGAAGAAGTATCATCTTAAG AACTCCCCATGTGATCCTTGCATGACACATTGCTGTCTGCACTGGTGCGCTCTTTGTCAAGAACACAGGGAGATGAAGGGACGTCTAGCCGATAACTTCGCAGTCCCAATGACTATCGTGAACCCGCCACCCGTTCAAGAAATGAAGTCGGAAAACGAAGGTGAAGGAGGAACCACTTCAACTTCCAGTACCAACGGGCAGACCAATCTGGAAATGCAGGCATTGTAG
- the LOC111791667 gene encoding MDIS1-interacting receptor like kinase 2-like isoform X3, translated as MADQNKQRLSVSFASSCVFVFLLLLSSFESMEGSAMEAQALLRWKRSLPPQKVLDSWVEALNSSSSVSAPCQWRGITCNEQSSVIDIKLDNTGLMGTLDHLNFSSFPNLLRLDLKINNLSGVIPPSIGALSKLQFLDLSTNYLNSTLPLSLANLTNVFELDVSRNFITGSLDSRLFPDGSGNSRTGLKSLRNFLLQDTLLRGRVPEEIGNIKTLNLIAFDRSQFSGPIPQSLGNLSNLNVLRLNENHFSGQIPKSIANLKNLTDLRLFTNNLSGKLPQNLGNSSSLSVLHLAENNFIGNLPPQVCKGGKLVNFSAAYNSFSGPVPSSLQNCSSLFRVLIQNNSLTGLLDQAFGVYPSLNYIDLSYNQLKGTLSPNWGDCKKLTLLRITGNQVNGEIPEEILGLKNLAELELSYNNLSGSIPKRIGNLSKLLILGLRHNRLSGSIPIGIGSIGNLASLDLSMNVLSGSIPYELGECSRLQYLSLSRNQLNGSIPFSIGKLVALQILLDLSYNSLSEELPYTLGNLKSLENLSLSHNNLSGSVPNSLATMVSLISIDLSFNNLEGPLPDGGIFSRAEAAAFSNNKGLCSNDIVGLPSCNDHKNDDGETTKKKLVAILVPTIVGAALVSLVLFGIVSYILRKRTERVSDSNTAVRDVWYFFNGKVTYSEIIEASKDFDDEYCIGEGGSGKVYKVETPDRAVYAVKKLHDSWDDDDMTMENSKKFLNEARGLTEIKHGNIVRLLGFCCSKVHTFLVYEYINRGSLAHILSDAKEAMELDWSKRIRAVKGTARALSYLHHYCIPPIIHRNITSKNVLLDSRYEARVSDFGTARFMNTDASNCIAVAGTTGYIAPELAYTTVVTEKCNVYSFGVLALEVLAGTHPGDIIFAISCVQTDPSSRPTMSNVTWLLEVQGAVG; from the exons ATGGCCGACCAAAACAAGCAACGGCTCTCTGTTTCATTTGCAAGTTCATGTGTGTTCGTGTTcttgcttcttctttcttccttcgaATCCATGGAAGGTTCAGCCATGGAAGCTCAAGCTCTTCTCCGATGGAAGCGAAGCCTCCCACCACAAAAGGTTTTAGATTCATGGGTCGAAGCTTTAAACTCAAGCTCCTCTGTTTCAGCTCCATGTCAATGGCGGGGTATCACATGCAACGAACAGAGCAGCGTCATTGATATCAAATTAGACAACACTGGCTTAATGGGTACTCTCGATCACTTGaacttctcttcttttcctaATCTCCTCCGTCTCGATCTCAAAATCAACAATCTTTCTGGTGTAATTCCACCCTCCATTGGAGCTCTTTCAAAGCTTCAATTTCTTGATCTTTCCACCAATTATCTCAACAGTACTCTGCCTCTTTCACTTGCAAATCTCACCAACGTTTTTGAGCTTGATGTTTCTCGTAATTTCATTACTGGGTCTTTGGATTCTCGTCTTTTCCCAGATGGGTCTGGTAATTCAAGAACTGGGTTGAAGAGTTTGAGGAATTTCTTGCTTCAAGATACTCTGCTTCGAGGCAGAGTACCAGAGGAGATTGGTAATATCAAGACTTTGAACTTGATTGCTTTCGACAGAAGTCAATTTTCTGGTCCAATTCCTCAATCTTTGGGGAATCTAAGTAATCTAAACGTTCTTCGTCTCaatgaaaatcatttttcaggacaaattccaaaaagtatagcaaatttgaagaacttaaCTGATTTACGTTTGTTCACCAACAATTTATCTGGTAAATTGCCACAAAATTTGGGAAATTCATCATCTTTGAGTGTTCTTCATCTTGctgaaaacaatttcattggtAATTTGCCTCCACAAGTGTGTAAAGGAGGAAAACTTGTTAATTTCTCAGCTGCTTACAATAGTTTTTCAGGCCCTGTTCCTTCAAGCCTGCAAAACTGTTCTAGTTTATTCCGGGTTTTGATCCAAAACAATAGCTTAACAGGATTGTTAGATCAAGCTTTTGGAGTGTATCCAAGCCTTAATTACATTGATTTGAGCTACAATCAATTGAAAGGAACCCTCTCTCCCAATTGGGGAGATTGCAAAAAGTTAACCCTTTTAAGGATCACTGGGAATCAAGTAAATGGTGAAATCCCAGAAGAGATTCTTGGGTTGAAGAACTTAGCAGAACTTGAACTCTCATACAACAATCTCTCTGGATCGATACCGAAACGTATCGGAAACTTGTCGAAACTACTGATACTCGGACTACGTCATAATCGGCTATCTGGGTCGATTCCTATAGGGATAGGAAGCATTGGCAATCTAGCAAGTCTTGATCTTTCCATGAATGTGTTGAGTGGATCCATTCCTTATGAACTTGGTGAGTGTTCTAGGCTGCAATATTTAAGCTTGAGCAGGAATCAGCTAAATGGGTCAATCCCATTTAGCATTGGAAAGCTTGTAGCCTTGCAGATATTGCTTGATTTGAGTTACAATTCATTGAGTGAAGAACTTCCTTACACTTTGGGGAATCTAAAAAGCTTAGAGAATTTGAGTTTATCTCATAACAATCTCTCTGGTTCTGTCCCAAATTCATTAGCCACCATGGTGAGTTTGATATCCATTGATCTTTCATTCAACAACTTAGAGGGCCCTCTTCCTGATGGAGGCATCTTTAGCAGAGCTGAAGCAGCTGCATTCAGTAACAACAAAGGTTTATGTTCAAACGATATCGTGGGGTTGCCGAGCTGCAACGACCACAAGAACGACGACGGAGAAACTACAAAGAAGAAGCTCGTAGCGATTCTTGTTCCTACTATAGTCGGAGCTGCGTTGGTTTCTTTAGTACTCTTTGGAATTGTTAGTTATATCCTTCGAAAGAGAACCGAGCGTGTCTCGGATAGTAATACAGCGGTTCGAGACGTATGGTACTTCTTCAATGGTAAAGTTACGTATTCGGAGATAATTGAAGCTAGTAAGGATTTTGATGATGAGTACTGCATAGGGGAGGGAGGTTCTGGCAAGGTTTACAAAGTCGAAACGCCCGACCGTGCCGTATATGCAGTGAAGAAGCTACATGATTCATGGGACGACGACGACATGACGATGGAGAATTCGAAGAAGTTTCTAAATGAAGCAAGAGGTTTAACAGAAATAAAGCATGGGAACATAGTGAGGCTCTTGGGATTTTGTTGCTCAAAAGTTCATACTTTCTTGGTTTATGAGTACATCAACAGAGGCAGCTTAGCTCATATATTGAGTGATGCAAAAGAAGCAATGGAGCTAGATTGGTCCAAGAGAATCCGGGCGGTGAAAGGCACGGCTCGAGCGCTATCTTATCTGCATCACTATTGCATTCCTCCGATCATACATCGAAACATAACGAGCAAGAACGTCTTACTTGACTCGAGATATGAAGCTCGTGTTTCGGATTTCGGGACTGCAAGATTTATGAACACCGATGCGTCGAATTGCATAGCGGTTGCAGGTACAACTGGCTACATTGCTCCAG AGCTTGCATATACAACGGTGGTGACTGAAAAATGTAACGTCTATAGCTTTGGTGTTTTGGCGCTCGAAGTTTTAGCAGGAACGCATCCGGGAGATATCATTTTTG CGATCTCGTGCGTGCAAACGGACCCGTCGTCACGACCAACAATGTCGAATGTGACCTGGTTGCTGGAAGTGCAGGGTGCAGTTGGTTAA
- the LOC111791667 gene encoding MDIS1-interacting receptor like kinase 2-like isoform X1 yields MADQNKQRLSVSFASSCVFVFLLLLSSFESMEGSAMEAQALLRWKRSLPPQKVLDSWVEALNSSSSVSAPCQWRGITCNEQSSVIDIKLDNTGLMGTLDHLNFSSFPNLLRLDLKINNLSGVIPPSIGALSKLQFLDLSTNYLNSTLPLSLANLTNVFELDVSRNFITGSLDSRLFPDGSGNSRTGLKSLRNFLLQDTLLRGRVPEEIGNIKTLNLIAFDRSQFSGPIPQSLGNLSNLNVLRLNENHFSGQIPKSIANLKNLTDLRLFTNNLSGKLPQNLGNSSSLSVLHLAENNFIGNLPPQVCKGGKLVNFSAAYNSFSGPVPSSLQNCSSLFRVLIQNNSLTGLLDQAFGVYPSLNYIDLSYNQLKGTLSPNWGDCKKLTLLRITGNQVNGEIPEEILGLKNLAELELSYNNLSGSIPKRIGNLSKLLILGLRHNRLSGSIPIGIGSIGNLASLDLSMNVLSGSIPYELGECSRLQYLSLSRNQLNGSIPFSIGKLVALQILLDLSYNSLSEELPYTLGNLKSLENLSLSHNNLSGSVPNSLATMVSLISIDLSFNNLEGPLPDGGIFSRAEAAAFSNNKGLCSNDIVGLPSCNDHKNDDGETTKKKLVAILVPTIVGAALVSLVLFGIVSYILRKRTERVSDSNTAVRDVWYFFNGKVTYSEIIEASKDFDDEYCIGEGGSGKVYKVETPDRAVYAVKKLHDSWDDDDMTMENSKKFLNEARGLTEIKHGNIVRLLGFCCSKVHTFLVYEYINRGSLAHILSDAKEAMELDWSKRIRAVKGTARALSYLHHYCIPPIIHRNITSKNVLLDSRYEARVSDFGTARFMNTDASNCIAVAGTTGYIAPELAYTTVVTEKCNVYSFGVLALEVLAGTHPGDIIFGLQSLSDNNIDLKDVLDSRLPFPRAQKIVDDLCLIMNVAISCVQTDPSSRPTMSNVTWLLEVQGAVG; encoded by the exons ATGGCCGACCAAAACAAGCAACGGCTCTCTGTTTCATTTGCAAGTTCATGTGTGTTCGTGTTcttgcttcttctttcttccttcgaATCCATGGAAGGTTCAGCCATGGAAGCTCAAGCTCTTCTCCGATGGAAGCGAAGCCTCCCACCACAAAAGGTTTTAGATTCATGGGTCGAAGCTTTAAACTCAAGCTCCTCTGTTTCAGCTCCATGTCAATGGCGGGGTATCACATGCAACGAACAGAGCAGCGTCATTGATATCAAATTAGACAACACTGGCTTAATGGGTACTCTCGATCACTTGaacttctcttcttttcctaATCTCCTCCGTCTCGATCTCAAAATCAACAATCTTTCTGGTGTAATTCCACCCTCCATTGGAGCTCTTTCAAAGCTTCAATTTCTTGATCTTTCCACCAATTATCTCAACAGTACTCTGCCTCTTTCACTTGCAAATCTCACCAACGTTTTTGAGCTTGATGTTTCTCGTAATTTCATTACTGGGTCTTTGGATTCTCGTCTTTTCCCAGATGGGTCTGGTAATTCAAGAACTGGGTTGAAGAGTTTGAGGAATTTCTTGCTTCAAGATACTCTGCTTCGAGGCAGAGTACCAGAGGAGATTGGTAATATCAAGACTTTGAACTTGATTGCTTTCGACAGAAGTCAATTTTCTGGTCCAATTCCTCAATCTTTGGGGAATCTAAGTAATCTAAACGTTCTTCGTCTCaatgaaaatcatttttcaggacaaattccaaaaagtatagcaaatttgaagaacttaaCTGATTTACGTTTGTTCACCAACAATTTATCTGGTAAATTGCCACAAAATTTGGGAAATTCATCATCTTTGAGTGTTCTTCATCTTGctgaaaacaatttcattggtAATTTGCCTCCACAAGTGTGTAAAGGAGGAAAACTTGTTAATTTCTCAGCTGCTTACAATAGTTTTTCAGGCCCTGTTCCTTCAAGCCTGCAAAACTGTTCTAGTTTATTCCGGGTTTTGATCCAAAACAATAGCTTAACAGGATTGTTAGATCAAGCTTTTGGAGTGTATCCAAGCCTTAATTACATTGATTTGAGCTACAATCAATTGAAAGGAACCCTCTCTCCCAATTGGGGAGATTGCAAAAAGTTAACCCTTTTAAGGATCACTGGGAATCAAGTAAATGGTGAAATCCCAGAAGAGATTCTTGGGTTGAAGAACTTAGCAGAACTTGAACTCTCATACAACAATCTCTCTGGATCGATACCGAAACGTATCGGAAACTTGTCGAAACTACTGATACTCGGACTACGTCATAATCGGCTATCTGGGTCGATTCCTATAGGGATAGGAAGCATTGGCAATCTAGCAAGTCTTGATCTTTCCATGAATGTGTTGAGTGGATCCATTCCTTATGAACTTGGTGAGTGTTCTAGGCTGCAATATTTAAGCTTGAGCAGGAATCAGCTAAATGGGTCAATCCCATTTAGCATTGGAAAGCTTGTAGCCTTGCAGATATTGCTTGATTTGAGTTACAATTCATTGAGTGAAGAACTTCCTTACACTTTGGGGAATCTAAAAAGCTTAGAGAATTTGAGTTTATCTCATAACAATCTCTCTGGTTCTGTCCCAAATTCATTAGCCACCATGGTGAGTTTGATATCCATTGATCTTTCATTCAACAACTTAGAGGGCCCTCTTCCTGATGGAGGCATCTTTAGCAGAGCTGAAGCAGCTGCATTCAGTAACAACAAAGGTTTATGTTCAAACGATATCGTGGGGTTGCCGAGCTGCAACGACCACAAGAACGACGACGGAGAAACTACAAAGAAGAAGCTCGTAGCGATTCTTGTTCCTACTATAGTCGGAGCTGCGTTGGTTTCTTTAGTACTCTTTGGAATTGTTAGTTATATCCTTCGAAAGAGAACCGAGCGTGTCTCGGATAGTAATACAGCGGTTCGAGACGTATGGTACTTCTTCAATGGTAAAGTTACGTATTCGGAGATAATTGAAGCTAGTAAGGATTTTGATGATGAGTACTGCATAGGGGAGGGAGGTTCTGGCAAGGTTTACAAAGTCGAAACGCCCGACCGTGCCGTATATGCAGTGAAGAAGCTACATGATTCATGGGACGACGACGACATGACGATGGAGAATTCGAAGAAGTTTCTAAATGAAGCAAGAGGTTTAACAGAAATAAAGCATGGGAACATAGTGAGGCTCTTGGGATTTTGTTGCTCAAAAGTTCATACTTTCTTGGTTTATGAGTACATCAACAGAGGCAGCTTAGCTCATATATTGAGTGATGCAAAAGAAGCAATGGAGCTAGATTGGTCCAAGAGAATCCGGGCGGTGAAAGGCACGGCTCGAGCGCTATCTTATCTGCATCACTATTGCATTCCTCCGATCATACATCGAAACATAACGAGCAAGAACGTCTTACTTGACTCGAGATATGAAGCTCGTGTTTCGGATTTCGGGACTGCAAGATTTATGAACACCGATGCGTCGAATTGCATAGCGGTTGCAGGTACAACTGGCTACATTGCTCCAG AGCTTGCATATACAACGGTGGTGACTGAAAAATGTAACGTCTATAGCTTTGGTGTTTTGGCGCTCGAAGTTTTAGCAGGAACGCATCCGGGAGATATCATTTTTGGTTTGCAATCTTTGTCTGATAACAATATTGATCTAAAAGATGTTCTAGATTCTCGTTTGCCGTTTCCTCGAGCGCAAAAGATCGTTGACGACTTATGTTTGATAATGAATGTAGCGATCTCGTGCGTGCAAACGGACCCGTCGTCACGACCAACAATGTCGAATGTGACCTGGTTGCTGGAAGTGCAGGGTGCAGTTGGTTAA
- the LOC111791667 gene encoding MDIS1-interacting receptor like kinase 2-like isoform X2: protein MADQNKQRLSVSFASSCVFVFLLLLSSFESMEGSAMEAQALLRWKRSLPPQKVLDSWVEALNSSSSVSAPCQWRGITCNEQSSVIDIKLDNTGLMGTLDHLNFSSFPNLLRLDLKINNLSGVIPPSIGALSKLQFLDLSTNYLNSTLPLSLANLTNVFELDVSRNFITGSLDSRLFPDGSGNSRTGLKSLRNFLLQDTLLRGRVPEEIGNIKTLNLIAFDRSQFSGPIPQSLGNLSNLNVLRLNENHFSGQIPKSIANLKNLTDLRLFTNNLSGKLPQNLGNSSSLSVLHLAENNFIGNLPPQVCKGGKLVNFSAAYNSFSGPVPSSLQNCSSLFRVLIQNNSLTGLLDQAFGVYPSLNYIDLSYNQLKGTLSPNWGDCKKLTLLRITGNQVNGEIPEEILGLKNLAELELSYNNLSGSIPKRIGNLSKLLILGLRHNRLSGSIPIGIGSIGNLASLDLSMNVLSGSIPYELGECSRLQYLSLSRNQLNGSIPFSIGKLVALQILLDLSYNSLSEELPYTLGNLKSLENLSLSHNNLSGSVPNSLATMVSLISIDLSFNNLEGPLPDGGIFSRAEAAAFSNNKGLCSNDIVGLPSCNDHKNDDGETTKKKLVAILVPTIVGAALVSLVLFGIVSYILRKRTERVSDSNTAVRDVWYFFNGKVTYSEIIEASKDFDDEYCIGEGGSGKVYKVETPDRAVYAVKKLHDSWDDDDMTMENSKKFLNEARGLTEIKHGNIVRLLGFCCSKVHTFLVYEYINRGSLAHILSDAKEAMELDWSKRIRAVKGTARALSYLHHYCIPPIIHRNITSKNVLLDSRYEARVSDFGTARFMNTDASNCIAVAELAYTTVVTEKCNVYSFGVLALEVLAGTHPGDIIFGLQSLSDNNIDLKDVLDSRLPFPRAQKIVDDLCLIMNVAISCVQTDPSSRPTMSNVTWLLEVQGAVG from the exons ATGGCCGACCAAAACAAGCAACGGCTCTCTGTTTCATTTGCAAGTTCATGTGTGTTCGTGTTcttgcttcttctttcttccttcgaATCCATGGAAGGTTCAGCCATGGAAGCTCAAGCTCTTCTCCGATGGAAGCGAAGCCTCCCACCACAAAAGGTTTTAGATTCATGGGTCGAAGCTTTAAACTCAAGCTCCTCTGTTTCAGCTCCATGTCAATGGCGGGGTATCACATGCAACGAACAGAGCAGCGTCATTGATATCAAATTAGACAACACTGGCTTAATGGGTACTCTCGATCACTTGaacttctcttcttttcctaATCTCCTCCGTCTCGATCTCAAAATCAACAATCTTTCTGGTGTAATTCCACCCTCCATTGGAGCTCTTTCAAAGCTTCAATTTCTTGATCTTTCCACCAATTATCTCAACAGTACTCTGCCTCTTTCACTTGCAAATCTCACCAACGTTTTTGAGCTTGATGTTTCTCGTAATTTCATTACTGGGTCTTTGGATTCTCGTCTTTTCCCAGATGGGTCTGGTAATTCAAGAACTGGGTTGAAGAGTTTGAGGAATTTCTTGCTTCAAGATACTCTGCTTCGAGGCAGAGTACCAGAGGAGATTGGTAATATCAAGACTTTGAACTTGATTGCTTTCGACAGAAGTCAATTTTCTGGTCCAATTCCTCAATCTTTGGGGAATCTAAGTAATCTAAACGTTCTTCGTCTCaatgaaaatcatttttcaggacaaattccaaaaagtatagcaaatttgaagaacttaaCTGATTTACGTTTGTTCACCAACAATTTATCTGGTAAATTGCCACAAAATTTGGGAAATTCATCATCTTTGAGTGTTCTTCATCTTGctgaaaacaatttcattggtAATTTGCCTCCACAAGTGTGTAAAGGAGGAAAACTTGTTAATTTCTCAGCTGCTTACAATAGTTTTTCAGGCCCTGTTCCTTCAAGCCTGCAAAACTGTTCTAGTTTATTCCGGGTTTTGATCCAAAACAATAGCTTAACAGGATTGTTAGATCAAGCTTTTGGAGTGTATCCAAGCCTTAATTACATTGATTTGAGCTACAATCAATTGAAAGGAACCCTCTCTCCCAATTGGGGAGATTGCAAAAAGTTAACCCTTTTAAGGATCACTGGGAATCAAGTAAATGGTGAAATCCCAGAAGAGATTCTTGGGTTGAAGAACTTAGCAGAACTTGAACTCTCATACAACAATCTCTCTGGATCGATACCGAAACGTATCGGAAACTTGTCGAAACTACTGATACTCGGACTACGTCATAATCGGCTATCTGGGTCGATTCCTATAGGGATAGGAAGCATTGGCAATCTAGCAAGTCTTGATCTTTCCATGAATGTGTTGAGTGGATCCATTCCTTATGAACTTGGTGAGTGTTCTAGGCTGCAATATTTAAGCTTGAGCAGGAATCAGCTAAATGGGTCAATCCCATTTAGCATTGGAAAGCTTGTAGCCTTGCAGATATTGCTTGATTTGAGTTACAATTCATTGAGTGAAGAACTTCCTTACACTTTGGGGAATCTAAAAAGCTTAGAGAATTTGAGTTTATCTCATAACAATCTCTCTGGTTCTGTCCCAAATTCATTAGCCACCATGGTGAGTTTGATATCCATTGATCTTTCATTCAACAACTTAGAGGGCCCTCTTCCTGATGGAGGCATCTTTAGCAGAGCTGAAGCAGCTGCATTCAGTAACAACAAAGGTTTATGTTCAAACGATATCGTGGGGTTGCCGAGCTGCAACGACCACAAGAACGACGACGGAGAAACTACAAAGAAGAAGCTCGTAGCGATTCTTGTTCCTACTATAGTCGGAGCTGCGTTGGTTTCTTTAGTACTCTTTGGAATTGTTAGTTATATCCTTCGAAAGAGAACCGAGCGTGTCTCGGATAGTAATACAGCGGTTCGAGACGTATGGTACTTCTTCAATGGTAAAGTTACGTATTCGGAGATAATTGAAGCTAGTAAGGATTTTGATGATGAGTACTGCATAGGGGAGGGAGGTTCTGGCAAGGTTTACAAAGTCGAAACGCCCGACCGTGCCGTATATGCAGTGAAGAAGCTACATGATTCATGGGACGACGACGACATGACGATGGAGAATTCGAAGAAGTTTCTAAATGAAGCAAGAGGTTTAACAGAAATAAAGCATGGGAACATAGTGAGGCTCTTGGGATTTTGTTGCTCAAAAGTTCATACTTTCTTGGTTTATGAGTACATCAACAGAGGCAGCTTAGCTCATATATTGAGTGATGCAAAAGAAGCAATGGAGCTAGATTGGTCCAAGAGAATCCGGGCGGTGAAAGGCACGGCTCGAGCGCTATCTTATCTGCATCACTATTGCATTCCTCCGATCATACATCGAAACATAACGAGCAAGAACGTCTTACTTGACTCGAGATATGAAGCTCGTGTTTCGGATTTCGGGACTGCAAGATTTATGAACACCGATGCGTCGAATTGCATAGCGGTTGCAG AGCTTGCATATACAACGGTGGTGACTGAAAAATGTAACGTCTATAGCTTTGGTGTTTTGGCGCTCGAAGTTTTAGCAGGAACGCATCCGGGAGATATCATTTTTGGTTTGCAATCTTTGTCTGATAACAATATTGATCTAAAAGATGTTCTAGATTCTCGTTTGCCGTTTCCTCGAGCGCAAAAGATCGTTGACGACTTATGTTTGATAATGAATGTAGCGATCTCGTGCGTGCAAACGGACCCGTCGTCACGACCAACAATGTCGAATGTGACCTGGTTGCTGGAAGTGCAGGGTGCAGTTGGTTAA
- the LOC111791697 gene encoding F-box protein At5g07670-like: MRLHSLSSDSPISSPISSPVSSPNSNPKSPVSNLIDLTLLLSDELLLRVLSKLPDSQRNSNFLVCKRWLHLQGRLVRSLRVTDFDFLLSGRLFFRFPKLNHVDLVSGCWVSSRNSSILLSHGVLSMHIDPWFLPSLNVGEKAVLENELIDRGLKGLASGCPDLRKLGLVGGSELGLLNVAKECELLQELELHKCSDSMLQGIAAFKNLQILKLVGNIDGFYSSVVTDIGLTILARGCRRLVKLELSGCEGSFDGIKAIGQCCQMLEELTLCDHRMDDGWLAGLPYCENLKTLKIMSCKRIDANPGPDEYLSSCPALESLHLQNSQLRDKASVRALFMTCGAAREILIRDCWGLDDDMFSFANNCWRVKLLLLEGCSLLTTEGLESVVLQWKELQSLEVVSCKNIEDSCISPALSEVFSVLKNLKWRPDTKSLLSSSLVGTCMGKKGGRFF, translated from the exons ATGCGACTCCATTCTTTGTCCAGTGATTCCCCCATTTCTTCTCCCATTTCTTCTCCCGTTTCTTCTCCCAACTCCAATCCCAAATCCCCTGTTTCTAATTTAATTGACCTCACCTTGCTGCTCTCCGACGAGCTTCTTCTTCGCGTTCTCTCCAAATTGCCAGATTCCCAACGGAACTCCAATTTCCTTGTCTGTAAGCGCTGGCTTCACCTTCAGGGTCGCCTTGTACGGTCCCTCAGGGTTAcggattttgattttcttctctcggGTAGGTTGTTTTTTAGGTTTCCTAAACTCAATCATGTGGATTTGGTTTCTGGATGTTGGGTTTCGTCTAGGAATTCGAGTATTTTGTTGAGCCATGGGGTTCTTTCGATGCATATTGATCCTTGGTTCTTGCCCTCTTTGAATGTCGGTGAGAAGGCTGTACTGGAAAATGAGTTGATTGATAGAGGGCTGAAGGGTTTGGCGAGTGGTTGCCCGGACTTACGGAAATTGGGGCTTGTTGGTGGGAGTGAATTGGGGTTGTTGAATGTAGCTAAGGAATGTGAGCTTTTGCAAGAACTTGAGCTCCATAAGTGCAGTGATTCCATGCTCCAAGGAATTGCGGCGTTTAAGAATCTTCAAATACTCAAGTTAGTAGGAAACATTGATGGGTTCTATAGTTCTGTGGTGACTGACATCGGGCTGACGATTTTAGCTCGAGGCTGTCGACGATTGGTGAAGCTCGAGCTTAGTGGGTGTGAGGGGAGTTTTGATGGGATTAAGGCAATTGGGCAATGCTGCCAAATGTTGGAGGAATTAACGCTTTGTGATCATAGAATGGACGATGGATGGTTGGCTGGGCTTCCATACTGCGAGAACTTGAAGACTCTGAAGATCATGTCATGTAAGAGGATAGATGCAAATCCTGGCCCTGATGAATATTTGAGCTCGTGCCCTGCTCTTGAGAGCCTGCATTTGCAGAATTCTCAATTGCGGGATAAAGCAAGTGTAAGAGCTTTATTCATGACATGTGGGGCTGCAAGGGAGATCTTGATCCGGGACTGCTGGGGATTGGATGATGACATGTTCAGCTTTGCAAATAACTGCTG GAGGGTGAAGTTACTTTTGCTTGAAGGATGTTCGTTGTTAACGACCGAAGGCTTGGAGTCGGTCGTTCTTCAGTGGAAGGAGCTTCAAAGCCTCGAAGTAGTATCGTGTAAGAATATAGAAGATAGCTGCATCTCTCCTGCTCTTTCTGAAGTCTTCTCTGTTCTTAAGAATTTGAAATGGAGGCCAGATACCAAATCGCTTCTCTCGTCGAGTCTGGTCGGGACTTGTATGGGTAAGAAAGGTGGGAGATTTTTCTAG